The DNA region ATCTCTGGTCCGCCAAAAATCCTCACGGCAAAACCGTTCACCTCCGCATCGCCGTCGACGGCGAGGAACGCGCCACCTTCTTCCACAGCGGCGACGGCCAGCGCTGGGAAAAACTCGGCGAGAACATTTACTTCGGCGCCAGCGGCCACCACCTCCGCAACGGCGAACGCGGCTCCCCCGATCTCGGCTGGGTCGGCGTCTACAAAGACCCCGCCGCCACCAAAGCCCTCGGCCTCCCCGAGTACCTCAACGCCGAAGAGTCCAAGATCTACTTCACCGGCACCACCGGCCGCCCCGAACGCCCCGGCAACGTCTGGACCGGCGCCACCTTCGGCCTCTTCGCCACTCGCGACGGCGCCGAAAAACCCAAACCCGCCGACTTCGACTACCTCCGCGTCAGCCCGTCTCCTTCCGTTGGAGCCGCGACACCCACGTCGCGCTAACCGTCACGCACTCCAAACACCGATCGACGCTTAGCCGTCGCCTACTTGCGAGCCTATGTGCTCTCTGTGTCAGCACTCCGTGTCCTCTGTGACCAACTCCGACTCCGACTAGCCCGGCTTCCGCCGTCACTCAGCTTTTACGTTTCACCAACAGCAAATGCTCCGCGGCCATCACCGTCTCGCCGCGCTGATTGATCGACTCCACGAGCTCCACCACCACGCCCATCGTCGGCCGCTTCGGGTCGTCGCGTTTTTCCTTAATGGTACAACGCGCCGTGATGGTATCGCCGATGAACACCGGCCGGATAAACCGCAACCGGTCGTAGCCATACGAAAACGCCTCGGGATTGATCACGCCCGCCGTCTGCCCCACCGCCACGCTGAAGATCAGCGTTCCATGCGCGATACGCTGCTTGAAGTCCTGGGTCTTGCACCACTCGGCATCCATGTGATGCGGAAAAAAATCCCCCGTCTGCCCCGCGTGCATCACGATGTCTGTCTCCGTGATCGTACGTCCCGTCGAGGTCCGCGATTCGCCCGTCACATAATCTTCAAAGTAGATCGATTTCATAAAAACACCTTCGCTTAACGCGCCCCACGCGCCGCCGCACGCGTTCTTTTTTCCGCGCCTCCGCTCTTCCGCGCTTCCGCGATTTCTCCGCCCGACTCCTGCGTCCCGCGCCCGAGCCCCAGCGCCCTCGTGATCTCCGCAGCCGCCGCGCGCATCCCCGCCAGCAACGCCGCCTCATCCGCCCGCTGCCCGCGCCGTAGCAACCGCGTCACCGCCAGCGCCGCCATCACCCCCGCCTCCGGTTTTCCCACGTGTACCGCCAGATCGCGCACCCCCTCGATCGTCTCGCTCTCCGCCACCGACACTCCGCTCGTCCGGATCTTCGCAAAAATCTTCTCCAACACCTTCCGCGTTTTTCCTTCTCCACGCGTCGCACGTTCGCCCGACCACGCCAGCAGCAACCGCCCCGACGCCGTCTTCGCCGCCTCAAACGTCGCCCCCACCTCGATCGAAATCCTCACCGGCTCCGGACTCATCTCCTGCGCCACCACCAGCAACCGCCCGCGCTCCAGCACGCTCAGATGGCACGATACCTGAAATTCCTCCGTCAGCCCCCGCATCGGACCCCGCGCCGCCTGCAACAACTTCTCCGTCACCGAATGCACATGCGACAGCGCGAATAACTTCAGCGTCAGCCCATACTTCCCCGATACCGCCTCGCGCGCCACATACCCCCGTCGCTCCAGACAATTCAGCATCCGGAAAAGCTCGCTGCTGCTCCGCTTCAACCCCGCCGCCAGCTCCCCCAGCGATTGCGGTGTCGCTTCCGCCGCCAGCGCCTCGACGATGTCGAGTCCCTTCTCCAACGCCGGCACGGGATATTCGGGAGTCTTGGACATCTTTGAGCTTGCCGGAGTTCGCTAATGAAAAACCCTTTTGCAAATAAAAACCCCGCCGCTCCACCGCTGTAGGAACCGTGATCTCCGACAGCTCCCTTCAATACCCATCCGTTATTAAAAATTCCGCCCTCCGCTCCTCATCGTTCTCGTACGCCTACTCATTCTCCAACTCCGATAATCCGCCTCTCCTCCATCAGTGTCCTTCAGTGCTCATCAGTGGTTAATAAATTCCTCCCCCCGACATCCGTGCCCATCCGAGCAATCCGTGGTTAAAAATCCCCTCCGAAACATTCGCGTCCCTTAGCGTCCGCTCGCGGTTAAAAAAATCCCCACTCACATGAGCCAGCCCCTCGCGCTCCCCGCACCCGCTCCGCTCCTCCCGCGCAGCCCCCGCCCCATCATCAGCATCGGCGCCGGCGGCATCGTCAAAGACGCCCACCTCCCCGCCTACCAGATCGCCGGCTTCCCCGTCGCCGGCATCTACGACCTCAACCGCGCCAACGCCGAAAAACTCGCCGCCACCTTCAACATCTCGCGCGTCTTCCCCACCCTCGCCGACGCCATCTCCCAAGCTCCCGCCAACGCCGTCTTCGACGTCGCTGTCCCCGCCTCCGCCCTCCCCGACATCCTCTCCGCCCTCCCCAACGGAGCCCCCGTCCTCATCCAAAAACCCTTCGGCGAAAATCTCCCCGAAGCCCGCAACCTTCTCGCCATCTGCCGGAGCAAAAACCTCCGAGCCGCCGTCAACTTCCAACTCCGCTACGCACCCTATATCGCCGCCGCCCGCGCACTCATTGCCAGCGGTGCCATCGGCGAACTCCACGACATGGAGATCCGCGTCACCGTGTACATGCCCTGGCATCTCTGGACCTTCCTCGAAGGCATCCCCCGCGTCGAAATCCTGTACCACAGCATCCACTACGTGGACCTGATCCGCTCCTTCCTCGGCGAGCCCCGCGGCGTTTACGCCAAAACCGTCAAACACCCGCTCACCGCCAAGCTCGCCTCCACCCGCACCAACATCGCCCTCGATTACGGCGACATCCTCCGCGCCAACATCGCGACGAATCACGGCCACCTCTTCGGCCTCCGCCACCAGGAAAGCTACGTGAAATGGGAAGGCTCCAAAGGCGCCCTCAAAGCCCGCCTCGGCCTCCTCATGAATTACCCCGAAGGCGAACCCGACGCCCTCGAAATGTGCCAGCTCGACGACTCTGGCAAACCCGGCGAATGGCAGCCCGTCCCCTTCTCCGGCAGCTGGTACCCGCACGCCTTCATCAGCACCATGGCCGACGTCATGCGCTTCGCCGACGGCGAAACCACCGAGCTTCCGACGCGCGTCGAAGACGCCTTCAAAACCATGGCCACCGTCGAAGCCACCTACGCCTCCTCCTCTACCGGCGCCACCCCCATCCCATCCTAACTTTCTCCCCCGTTCCTTCCTGTTAATCCTGTCCAAACGCCTGCCCCCTCCGCCATCCGTTCCCATCCGTGCAATCCGTGGTTAAAAAATCCGCCCTCCGATTCCGACCTTCCGGTCATTCATAATTCTTCATTCTGAATTCTTAATTTCCCAAATCCCCCCAAATGAAATTCCTAGTCACCGGCGCCACCGGCTTCATCGGCTGGCGCGTCGTTTCCAATCTCCTCGCCCGCGGCATCCCCGTCGTCGCACTCGATTTCCCCGGCGACGCCGAGACCATGACCAAGCTCCGTGCCCGCGCTGGCACTACGCCGCTCACTTTCGTCACCGCCAACGTTGGCGAATTCCACGAAGTCATGTCGGTCCTCCACCAGCACCCCGACATCACCCACGTCAT from Nibricoccus aquaticus includes:
- a CDS encoding MaoC/PaaZ C-terminal domain-containing protein; translation: MKSIYFEDYVTGESRTSTGRTITETDIVMHAGQTGDFFPHHMDAEWCKTQDFKQRIAHGTLIFSVAVGQTAGVINPEAFSYGYDRLRFIRPVFIGDTITARCTIKEKRDDPKRPTMGVVVELVESINQRGETVMAAEHLLLVKRKS
- a CDS encoding IclR family transcriptional regulator, whose product is MSKTPEYPVPALEKGLDIVEALAAEATPQSLGELAAGLKRSSSELFRMLNCLERRGYVAREAVSGKYGLTLKLFALSHVHSVTEKLLQAARGPMRGLTEEFQVSCHLSVLERGRLLVVAQEMSPEPVRISIEVGATFEAAKTASGRLLLAWSGERATRGEGKTRKVLEKIFAKIRTSGVSVAESETIEGVRDLAVHVGKPEAGVMAALAVTRLLRRGQRADEAALLAGMRAAAAEITRALGLGRGTQESGGEIAEARKSGGAEKRTRAAARGAR
- a CDS encoding Gfo/Idh/MocA family protein; amino-acid sequence: MSQPLALPAPAPLLPRSPRPIISIGAGGIVKDAHLPAYQIAGFPVAGIYDLNRANAEKLAATFNISRVFPTLADAISQAPANAVFDVAVPASALPDILSALPNGAPVLIQKPFGENLPEARNLLAICRSKNLRAAVNFQLRYAPYIAAARALIASGAIGELHDMEIRVTVYMPWHLWTFLEGIPRVEILYHSIHYVDLIRSFLGEPRGVYAKTVKHPLTAKLASTRTNIALDYGDILRANIATNHGHLFGLRHQESYVKWEGSKGALKARLGLLMNYPEGEPDALEMCQLDDSGKPGEWQPVPFSGSWYPHAFISTMADVMRFADGETTELPTRVEDAFKTMATVEATYASSSTGATPIPS